From the Leptolyngbya sp. O-77 genome, one window contains:
- a CDS encoding MFS transporter: MLRPSDRRNLGSLFVSGLLFWASLASLLPILPLYVQSSGATGQMVGLVMGCFAIGLLGSRPQLARLADERGRKITLLLGMAVVAIAPLIYIFAESMVQLAAVRAFHGLSIAAFALAYSALVVDLSPPQHRGELIGYMSLVNPIGMGLGPAMGGFLQAAWGYQATFLASGALGLLGLVLLLPIREPRVEKHPAAQRHRRENFWFQLAHPAVRTPALVLLLVGLSFGALTTFVPLLVAESGVAFNVGLLYTAAAIASFTIRLPVGRASDSYGRGPFISLSLVLYTLSMVVLWQADSTLEFLMGGFLEGAGAGILIPMMAALMADRALPNERGRMFSLCMVGFDVGIAMAGPVLGAVSDQVGFRAIFGWSAVLTAIALLVFFTLSSKDAPHSLRFALGRGDDIYAVDSPS, encoded by the coding sequence ATGCTTCGCCCGTCCGATCGACGGAATCTGGGGTCTCTATTTGTTTCAGGGCTACTCTTTTGGGCATCGCTGGCATCGCTGCTACCAATCCTGCCGTTGTATGTGCAGTCGTCTGGGGCGACGGGGCAAATGGTGGGGCTGGTGATGGGCTGTTTTGCCATCGGGCTGTTGGGGTCGCGGCCACAGTTGGCGCGGCTTGCCGATGAGCGGGGACGCAAGATCACGCTGCTGTTGGGCATGGCCGTGGTGGCGATCGCCCCGTTAATCTACATTTTTGCTGAGTCGATGGTGCAACTGGCGGCGGTGCGGGCCTTTCACGGGCTGAGCATTGCTGCCTTTGCGCTAGCCTACAGTGCGCTGGTGGTGGATCTATCTCCCCCCCAGCATCGGGGCGAACTCATCGGCTACATGAGCCTAGTAAACCCGATTGGCATGGGGCTGGGCCCGGCCATGGGTGGTTTTTTGCAAGCTGCCTGGGGCTATCAGGCGACGTTTTTGGCATCGGGAGCGCTGGGTCTGCTGGGTCTGGTGCTGTTGCTGCCGATTCGGGAGCCGCGCGTTGAAAAGCACCCAGCAGCGCAACGCCATCGCCGCGAAAATTTTTGGTTTCAGCTTGCCCATCCTGCTGTGCGGACACCCGCGCTGGTGCTGCTGCTGGTGGGGCTATCGTTTGGGGCGCTGACGACGTTTGTGCCGCTGCTGGTGGCAGAGTCGGGCGTGGCGTTTAACGTGGGGCTGCTGTATACGGCGGCGGCGATCGCCAGCTTCACAATTCGCCTGCCCGTGGGTCGAGCGTCGGACTCCTACGGACGCGGCCCGTTCATCAGCCTTAGTCTGGTGCTATATACCCTTTCGATGGTGGTGCTGTGGCAGGCAGATAGCACCCTGGAGTTTCTGATGGGCGGTTTTCTAGAAGGGGCGGGCGCGGGCATTCTGATTCCGATGATGGCAGCGCTGATGGCTGATCGCGCCTTGCCCAACGAGCGGGGTCGAATGTTTAGCCTGTGCATGGTGGGGTTTGATGTCGGCATTGCGATGGCGGGGCCGGTGCTGGGGGCAGTGTCCGATCAGGTCGGCTTTCGGGCGATTTTTGGCTGGTCGGCGGTGCTGACGGCGATCGCCCTGCTGGTTTTTTTCACGCTGTCCTCCAAAGACGCGCCCCACTCGCTGCGGTTTGCGCTGGGTCGCGGGGACGATATCTATGCCGTAGATTCCCCAAGTTAA
- a CDS encoding peptidase C15, translating into MTQKLLLTSFTTWQPEQPSNSSDDLLEALLQCDFAFLDSLHLLRRLPVDFEQAPRLAIAHIHQLQPDLVVCCGMAETRDRLSLEVQAVKGDRILKTPLDLPRLAADLPHTDLSHDAGQFVCNALYFSLLEHAQTSQRPCLFVHIPVLTAANRQPILQDFCQVLHRLIHL; encoded by the coding sequence GTGACCCAAAAACTCCTGCTTACATCGTTTACCACCTGGCAACCCGAACAGCCCTCCAACTCGTCTGATGACCTGCTGGAAGCACTGCTGCAATGCGACTTCGCGTTTCTGGATTCGCTCCATCTGCTGCGGCGGCTGCCCGTTGATTTTGAGCAAGCGCCCCGGCTGGCGATCGCCCACATTCATCAGCTTCAGCCCGATCTCGTCGTGTGCTGTGGCATGGCAGAAACGCGCGATCGCCTGAGTCTAGAAGTGCAAGCAGTAAAGGGCGATCGCATCCTCAAAACGCCGCTCGACCTGCCCCGCCTCGCCGCCGACCTGCCTCACACCGACCTCAGCCACGATGCCGGACAATTCGTGTGCAACGCGCTCTATTTTTCCCTGCTGGAACATGCCCAGACATCCCAGCGTCCCTGCCTGTTTGTCCACATTCCCGTTCTCACTGCTGCCAACCGCCAGCCCATCCTGCAAGACTTTTGCCAGGTTCTCCATCGTCTAATTCACCTCTGA
- a CDS encoding SMP-30/gluconolactonase/LRE family protein, whose amino-acid sequence MNPTATAVQNVLNARARLGECPLWDGAAQLLYWVDVYNHRVHQFDPATGRDRFLEVGDVVSAIALASDQQLLIAIGNRLALLDTQSGTQQTLYTAEFECPGTRFNDGKCDAQGRFWIGSISLEPGQAALYRYDPDGSWQTMETGLTISNGLGWNPAGDTFYLTDSPQRKIFAYRFDAATGTIGDRRVLVDLGDEAVEPDGLAIDTQGNLWSALWDGWCVVQFDAAGRELQRISLPVQRPTCPIFGGAGLTDLYITTASVGLSQAEIQAGFYAGDLFCLRTDFTGLPAHRFGRFGGA is encoded by the coding sequence ATGAATCCAACTGCAACTGCCGTTCAAAACGTCCTCAACGCCCGCGCCCGGTTGGGAGAGTGTCCGCTGTGGGACGGGGCGGCTCAGTTGCTCTACTGGGTCGATGTTTACAACCATCGGGTGCATCAGTTTGACCCAGCGACGGGGCGCGATCGCTTCTTGGAGGTTGGGGATGTGGTGAGTGCGATCGCCCTGGCAAGCGACCAGCAACTCCTGATCGCCATCGGCAATCGGCTGGCGCTGCTGGATACCCAGTCGGGCACGCAGCAAACGCTGTATACCGCCGAGTTTGAATGCCCTGGCACGCGCTTCAACGACGGCAAGTGCGATGCTCAGGGGCGCTTCTGGATTGGGTCGATTAGCCTGGAACCGGGACAGGCGGCTCTCTATCGCTACGATCCAGACGGCTCCTGGCAAACGATGGAAACGGGCTTGACCATTTCCAACGGACTGGGCTGGAATCCGGCGGGAGATACTTTTTACCTGACAGATTCGCCTCAGCGGAAAATTTTTGCCTACCGCTTTGATGCGGCGACGGGGACGATTGGCGATCGCCGGGTGCTGGTGGATCTGGGCGATGAAGCCGTTGAACCGGATGGACTGGCGATCGACACTCAGGGCAATCTCTGGTCGGCGCTGTGGGATGGCTGGTGTGTGGTGCAGTTTGACGCTGCGGGTCGGGAGTTGCAGCGGATATCGCTGCCTGTGCAGCGCCCCACCTGTCCCATTTTTGGCGGGGCAGGGCTGACGGATCTCTATATCACGACGGCCTCGGTGGGGCTGAGTCAAGCCGAAATTCAGGCGGGCTTTTATGCGGGAGATTTGTTCTGTCTGCGGACTGATTTTACAGGGCTGCCCGCGCATCGATTTGGTCGATTTGGCGGAGCATAG
- a CDS encoding phosphate/phosphite/phosphonate ABC transporter substrate-binding protein yields MNTLSRRTLLRLSSRVLLTQSMIGLLSACDSRNSSTATKLDKLTVGVVAYGEGAKSIDQYQPFLDYLQTQTKMLAELEPAYNEVKAVEQLQRQAWSLAFAPPGLAAIALSRAQYLPLFPLEGVNNLSSVLVVRDDSPIQDLSDVNKRVVALGQPGSATGYYVPLYELYGTTPSEVRIASTPATVMEWVANQEADLGALAKDEFDQLRSQFSPTTFRIVRASRRIPSGSVLISPAIDRNQQAIIQAAMSEVLPTIAQQVGYIPSAAPPDYKTLIEFIDKVKPIEAHVNDKPARLYE; encoded by the coding sequence ATGAACACCCTCTCTCGCCGCACCCTCCTGCGCCTGTCGAGTCGGGTATTGCTGACCCAGAGCATGATTGGGCTGCTCTCGGCCTGCGATAGTCGAAACAGTTCCACTGCGACCAAGCTGGATAAGCTGACCGTGGGCGTTGTAGCCTACGGCGAAGGCGCAAAGTCTATTGACCAATATCAACCGTTTTTGGACTATTTGCAGACCCAGACCAAGATGCTGGCAGAGCTGGAGCCAGCCTATAACGAGGTAAAAGCCGTTGAACAGCTCCAGCGGCAGGCGTGGTCTTTGGCCTTCGCGCCTCCCGGTCTGGCGGCGATCGCCCTCTCGCGCGCCCAATATTTGCCGCTGTTTCCGCTAGAAGGCGTGAATAATCTCAGTTCCGTCCTAGTAGTGCGCGACGACAGCCCGATTCAAGACCTCAGCGATGTGAACAAAAGAGTTGTGGCGCTGGGACAGCCCGGATCAGCCACGGGCTACTATGTGCCGCTGTATGAACTGTATGGCACCACGCCATCGGAAGTGCGGATCGCCTCCACACCTGCCACGGTGATGGAGTGGGTGGCGAATCAGGAAGCCGACCTGGGCGCACTGGCAAAGGATGAGTTTGACCAACTGCGATCGCAGTTTAGCCCTACCACCTTCCGCATTGTGCGAGCCAGCCGTCGCATCCCCTCCGGCTCTGTGCTGATCAGCCCCGCTATCGACCGAAACCAGCAGGCAATAATTCAAGCCGCCATGAGCGAGGTGCTGCCCACTATCGCCCAGCAGGTCGGCTATATTCCCAGCGCCGCACCACCCGACTATAAGACGCTGATCGAGTTCATCGATAAGGTGAAGCCGATCGAGGCGCATGTGAACGACAAACCCGCTCGACTTTATGAGTAG
- a CDS encoding (2Fe-2S) ferredoxin domain-containing protein — translation MGHKSEKTPFQIEGRFLGLVVKDGYKIKGLRLSTAVGELYIKLSKEARASCQRVLVPGEWLQVSGYQQLDYGEGMVKFKADHIRVASPSADLASPERASRGLEPLPTASPAQPAAPAPSATSTILFCQKSDCCKRGGRAVTEAIQQALGDRQLDDQVKLKGTGCMKQCKAGPNVIINKTRYSRIRPEDVPQIIDRHFPPTADEPTSAIADSSHR, via the coding sequence ATGGGCCACAAAAGCGAAAAAACACCGTTTCAGATCGAAGGTCGATTTCTAGGACTGGTGGTAAAAGACGGCTACAAGATTAAGGGATTGCGCCTGTCAACGGCGGTCGGAGAGCTATATATCAAGCTGTCAAAAGAAGCGCGGGCAAGCTGTCAGCGGGTGCTGGTGCCGGGTGAGTGGCTCCAGGTCAGCGGCTATCAGCAGTTGGACTATGGCGAGGGGATGGTCAAGTTTAAGGCAGACCATATTCGGGTTGCGTCACCCAGTGCTGACTTGGCAAGCCCTGAGCGAGCAAGCCGTGGCTTAGAGCCTCTCCCAACCGCTTCTCCGGCACAGCCAGCGGCTCCTGCGCCCAGCGCCACCAGCACGATCCTGTTTTGCCAAAAATCGGACTGCTGCAAGCGCGGCGGCCGCGCCGTCACCGAAGCGATTCAGCAAGCCCTGGGCGATCGCCAGCTCGATGACCAGGTAAAGCTCAAAGGCACAGGCTGCATGAAACAGTGCAAAGCCGGGCCCAACGTCATCATCAACAAGACGCGCTACAGCCGTATTCGCCCCGAAGACGTGCCGCAGATTATCGATCGCCACTTTCCGCCCACGGCGGATGAACCTACTTCGGCGATCGCCGACAGCAGCCATCGCTAA
- a CDS encoding GNAT family N-acetyltransferase: MSDLDAVHQLWNEADVRRFLFDDRQISAEEAKLFIETSVVSFANHGYGIWLFFEHQSDRVAGFSGLLHSLQGSPSLIFGTRPQFWGRGYAKEATLSVLRYTFDVLGLERVEADVDEPNKASIRVLEALGLSQTHKAIVNERPLLYYEIQSWRREESAKPTAP, from the coding sequence ATGAGTGATTTAGATGCTGTACACCAGTTATGGAACGAGGCTGATGTCCGTCGGTTTCTCTTCGACGATCGACAAATCTCTGCTGAGGAAGCAAAATTATTTATCGAGACAAGTGTGGTTAGCTTTGCTAATCATGGCTATGGAATTTGGCTCTTTTTTGAGCATCAAAGCGATCGGGTAGCAGGGTTCTCAGGTCTGCTACATTCGTTGCAAGGTTCACCAAGTCTGATTTTTGGTACACGACCTCAATTCTGGGGAAGGGGATATGCCAAGGAAGCTACACTTTCTGTACTTCGCTACACCTTTGATGTACTTGGATTGGAGAGGGTAGAGGCAGATGTTGATGAGCCTAATAAAGCTTCGATTCGAGTGCTTGAGGCGTTGGGGTTGTCTCAAACTCACAAAGCGATCGTCAATGAACGTCCATTACTTTACTATGAAATTCAATCTTGGAGGAGAGAAGAAAGTGCGAAGCCAACAGCACCATAA
- a CDS encoding tyrosine-type recombinase/integrase translates to MEARPKKLLDQVRDTLRFKHYSYRTVQELLGHKDVKTTMIYTHMPNRGGRGVRSPLDG, encoded by the coding sequence GTGGAAGCACGTCCTAAAAAGCTACTGGATCAGGTGCGGGATACGCTGCGATTCAAACACTACTCTTACCGCACGGTGCAGGAGCTATTGGGGCACAAGGACGTGAAGACGACGATGATTTATACCCATATGCCGAATCGGGGTGGGCGAGGGGTGCGGAGTCCGCTGGATGGATGA
- a CDS encoding DUF3370 domain-containing protein translates to MLLFPLLLSPVLAQTPAPTPTPQEIVVPRQVRPLPGQLDDTLQFNSNSPELVGSEGILLSTFPPAGKQHPAAHLNVPLAGRFDVFAHHVFRAVSPDNLTSLYLGIVLHNPGTQPVTVDVISAASYLSQPDAPFIALPGWVENADGDVFAGPGSRAMSDVLRGRRGEVFPDRLVIPPGEYRLLLNAPIPVATLDPPLNGRSTLARLRSDGPVYAASLALFARRDVDGNEQAPTLEDWVSLLETGDLATPRDRPPTPPGEPGAVIYGRVAGVAQGSRWAARITDEPNGPHLSIPPAGAGVSYPLSSLVAGRLGTGQIQTAPLIVRYDDTAYAAHGNYAVEYDLALPLHNPTDQLQRVAIALQTPIKEDSLSQNGLRFFEPLPTQTFFRGTVRVRFFDSRGLNRTRYVHLVQRRGDRSAPLAVLDLPPGGRRLVQVTFLYPPDATPPQVLTLQTLRD, encoded by the coding sequence GTGCTACTTTTCCCGTTACTCCTTTCTCCAGTCCTTGCCCAAACGCCCGCCCCCACTCCTACGCCGCAAGAAATTGTCGTACCGCGCCAGGTGCGCCCCCTGCCGGGGCAACTCGACGACACGCTCCAGTTCAACAGCAACAGCCCAGAACTAGTCGGGTCGGAGGGCATTTTGCTCTCGACCTTTCCGCCTGCGGGCAAGCAGCACCCCGCTGCCCATCTAAACGTGCCGCTAGCGGGGCGGTTTGATGTGTTTGCCCATCATGTGTTTCGAGCAGTGTCGCCGGATAACCTCACCAGCCTGTATCTGGGCATTGTGCTGCACAATCCGGGTACACAGCCCGTCACGGTGGATGTGATCAGCGCCGCCAGCTACCTGAGCCAGCCCGACGCGCCCTTTATCGCCCTGCCTGGATGGGTAGAAAATGCCGATGGCGATGTGTTTGCTGGGCCGGGCAGCCGCGCCATGAGTGACGTACTGCGAGGGCGACGCGGCGAGGTCTTTCCCGATCGTCTGGTGATTCCGCCAGGTGAGTATCGCCTGCTGCTGAATGCGCCGATTCCGGTGGCGACGCTTGATCCGCCGCTGAATGGGCGATCGACCCTGGCGCGGTTGCGGAGTGATGGCCCGGTGTATGCTGCGAGTTTGGCCCTATTTGCCCGCCGCGATGTTGATGGAAACGAGCAAGCGCCGACGCTGGAAGACTGGGTAAGCCTGCTGGAAACAGGGGATTTGGCGACTCCGCGCGATCGCCCCCCCACTCCACCGGGCGAACCGGGCGCAGTTATCTACGGGCGAGTGGCCGGCGTGGCGCAGGGATCTCGCTGGGCTGCGCGAATCACAGACGAACCCAACGGCCCCCACCTCAGCATTCCACCTGCGGGTGCAGGCGTTTCGTACCCGTTGAGTAGCCTGGTGGCGGGGCGACTGGGCACGGGACAGATTCAGACTGCGCCGCTGATCGTGCGCTACGACGACACCGCCTACGCTGCCCACGGCAATTACGCGGTGGAATATGACCTGGCGCTGCCGCTGCATAACCCGACCGACCAATTGCAGCGGGTGGCGATCGCCCTGCAAACCCCCATCAAAGAAGACAGCCTCAGCCAAAACGGGCTGCGCTTTTTTGAGCCATTGCCAACGCAGACCTTCTTTCGCGGCACGGTGCGGGTGCGCTTTTTCGACAGCCGGGGGCTAAACCGCACGCGCTATGTGCATCTGGTGCAGCGACGGGGCGATCGCAGCGCTCCCCTGGCCGTCCTGGATCTGCCGCCGGGGGGTCGCCGTCTCGTACAGGTGACGTTCCTCTATCCGCCCGACGCAACCCCGCCGCAAGTGCTGACATTGCAAACGCTTAGGGATTAG
- a CDS encoding DUF2281 domain-containing protein produces MTLDEKIYQYARKLPYSLQEELFDFIQYLLIKAEQQEKQEWASLSLSSAMRDMADEPDLYSVSDIRLDFA; encoded by the coding sequence ATGACCCTTGATGAAAAAATCTACCAATACGCCCGTAAACTTCCTTACTCGCTTCAGGAAGAGTTATTCGATTTTATCCAGTACTTGCTTATCAAGGCTGAACAACAGGAAAAGCAGGAGTGGGCTTCTTTATCGTTATCATCGGCAATGCGAGACATGGCAGATGAGCCTGATTTGTATAGCGTGTCCGATATAAGGTTAGATTTTGCATGA
- a CDS encoding DUF2703 domain-containing protein, which produces MNSQMIHFQSPRTVELELLALDLNTCTRCVGSLANIQQAIALLQGVLEATGTTVSVTQRLIESEEQARQHQFVTSPTIRVNGSDIALETVESPCDSCSDLCGCNGGVACRVWRYHGEEYTEAPVGMIVDVILAAIYGDTSTVSMVPQSYTSVPDNLRQFFAGRQAQAVPSENRPNTLTATASSCCDVSEQATCCEAEEKTSCCGTATAAPASCGCQ; this is translated from the coding sequence ATGAATTCTCAGATGATCCATTTCCAGTCCCCTCGGACTGTAGAGCTTGAGTTACTGGCGTTAGACCTCAATACCTGTACCCGATGTGTTGGCTCGTTGGCAAACATTCAGCAGGCGATCGCGCTTTTGCAGGGAGTTTTAGAGGCAACTGGCACAACAGTGTCTGTAACCCAACGACTGATTGAGTCAGAAGAACAAGCTCGCCAGCACCAGTTTGTTACCTCCCCCACCATCCGTGTCAATGGCAGTGATATTGCCTTAGAGACGGTGGAAAGTCCCTGTGATTCCTGTAGCGATCTGTGTGGGTGTAACGGGGGAGTTGCCTGTCGAGTCTGGCGCTATCATGGCGAAGAGTACACTGAGGCTCCAGTCGGAATGATTGTCGATGTGATTCTGGCAGCGATCTATGGTGATACATCCACGGTGTCTATGGTTCCCCAGTCCTACACTAGCGTACCGGACAACCTAAGACAGTTTTTTGCCGGTCGGCAGGCACAAGCGGTTCCTTCGGAAAACCGCCCCAACACGCTGACCGCAACAGCATCCAGTTGTTGTGATGTCAGCGAACAAGCTACCTGCTGTGAAGCAGAGGAAAAGACATCCTGTTGCGGTACGGCAACGGCCGCGCCTGCATCTTGTGGGTGTCAGTAG
- the rsmA gene encoding 16S rRNA (adenine(1518)-N(6)/adenine(1519)-N(6))-dimethyltransferase RsmA, whose translation MAPRTRKQFGQHWLRSDRALQQIVEAASLAEGDRVLEIGPGTGILTRRLLPLAAAVVAVEIDRDLCTLLAKQLGEAPNFLLLQGDFLALDLDTLLTNFPQFQQPNKVVANIPYNITGPILERLLGSIAAPNPRPLDSIVLLLQKEVGDRLCASPSSKAYGALSVRVQYLAQCDRICHVPASAFQPPPKVDSVVVRLTPRSFAPAAADPKHLDMLVRLGFATRRKMLRNTLQPAVDKDDLMPLLESLGLNPQSRAEDLSVADWVALSNTLLETREGVREGDEGKI comes from the coding sequence ATGGCTCCCCGCACGCGAAAACAATTTGGGCAACACTGGCTCCGCAGCGATCGCGCGCTTCAGCAGATTGTGGAGGCGGCTAGCCTGGCAGAGGGCGATCGCGTTTTGGAAATTGGCCCTGGCACGGGCATCCTGACGCGCCGCCTCTTGCCCCTGGCCGCAGCGGTGGTGGCGGTAGAAATCGACCGCGACCTGTGTACGCTGCTAGCCAAGCAATTGGGTGAAGCGCCAAATTTCTTGCTGCTGCAAGGCGATTTTCTGGCGCTCGATCTGGACACGCTGCTGACCAATTTTCCGCAGTTTCAGCAGCCCAACAAGGTCGTCGCCAATATCCCCTACAACATCACCGGGCCGATTTTGGAACGGCTGCTGGGCAGCATTGCGGCTCCCAATCCCCGCCCGCTGGACTCGATCGTGCTGCTGCTGCAAAAGGAAGTGGGCGATCGCCTCTGCGCCAGCCCTAGCAGCAAGGCCTATGGTGCGCTGTCGGTGCGGGTGCAGTATCTCGCCCAGTGCGATCGCATCTGCCATGTCCCCGCCAGTGCCTTTCAGCCGCCACCCAAGGTCGATTCCGTCGTCGTGCGCCTGACCCCGCGCTCGTTTGCCCCTGCCGCCGCCGACCCCAAACATTTGGACATGCTCGTGAGGCTGGGTTTTGCCACCCGCCGCAAAATGCTCCGCAACACGCTGCAACCTGCCGTAGACAAAGACGACCTCATGCCCCTGCTAGAAAGCCTGGGGCTGAACCCTCAGTCCCGCGCCGAAGACCTCAGCGTGGCAGATTGGGTGGCGCTGAGTAATACGCTGCTGGAGACGAGAGAGGGGGTGAGGGAGGGAGATGAGGGGAAAATTTGA
- a CDS encoding DUF3365 domain-containing protein: MSRKFNLLLLLVFLVAIALSGLAFSRILNRDAEQTVVGKANILMQTMLAVRDYTSEQINPELAPRLETESEFLPQTVPGYSAREVFENLRKSPEYTDFFYKEATLNPTNLRDKADTFEASIVEQFRSNANLKELSGYRQSPAGRLYYTAKPIAITKESCLRCHSTPEAAPKSQLTTYGRENGFGWQLNEIVGAQMISVPASGVIDSARRAFLLFMGIVTGAFLLVMSLLNWLLRRAVINPIKGMATVANEISLGNMDADFQQKSNDEIGKLAAAFNRMKTSLSMAMEMLGQRE; this comes from the coding sequence TTGAGCCGAAAGTTTAACTTGCTGCTGCTGCTGGTGTTTCTGGTGGCGATCGCCCTTAGCGGTCTTGCCTTTTCGCGCATCCTGAACCGCGATGCAGAACAAACCGTAGTCGGCAAGGCTAACATCCTGATGCAGACCATGCTTGCTGTCCGAGACTATACCTCCGAGCAAATCAACCCAGAACTGGCTCCCCGACTGGAAACGGAATCCGAATTTTTGCCGCAAACCGTGCCGGGCTATTCTGCCCGCGAAGTGTTTGAGAACCTGCGAAAAAGCCCTGAATATACCGACTTTTTCTACAAAGAAGCCACGCTCAACCCTACCAACCTGCGCGACAAAGCTGACACCTTTGAAGCCTCCATTGTCGAGCAGTTTCGCAGCAATGCCAATCTCAAAGAACTCTCTGGCTATCGCCAGTCGCCTGCGGGACGGCTCTACTACACCGCCAAGCCCATTGCGATTACCAAAGAAAGCTGCCTGCGCTGCCATAGCACCCCAGAAGCCGCGCCCAAAAGCCAGCTCACCACCTACGGCCGCGAAAACGGCTTTGGCTGGCAACTGAATGAAATCGTCGGCGCACAGATGATTTCTGTCCCTGCTAGCGGCGTGATCGACAGCGCCCGCCGCGCCTTTCTGCTATTTATGGGCATCGTGACAGGCGCATTTTTGCTGGTGATGTCGCTGCTGAATTGGCTGCTGCGCCGCGCCGTCATTAACCCCATTAAAGGCATGGCGACCGTCGCCAACGAAATCAGCCTGGGCAATATGGATGCCGACTTTCAGCAAAAATCTAACGACGAAATCGGCAAGCTGGCGGCTGCGTTTAACCGCATGAAGACGAGCCTGAGTATGGCGATGGAGATGCTGGGGCAGCGGGAGTAG
- a CDS encoding Asr1405/Asl0597 family protein, which produces MNPTTPLTAEATTDSDASLLPAIAISRSDRWQVYHRLRDLNIPAYCFPDGMLRADVSTPLAALQVRSVIYQITASRKDLVELLDRCWRVKG; this is translated from the coding sequence ATGAACCCGACCACACCGCTTACTGCCGAAGCAACAACCGATTCCGACGCTTCATTACTGCCAGCGATCGCCATATCTCGGAGCGATCGCTGGCAAGTCTACCACCGCCTCCGAGATCTCAATATTCCGGCATACTGTTTTCCAGATGGGATGCTTCGGGCCGACGTTTCTACGCCCCTGGCCGCCCTCCAGGTGAGGAGCGTGATTTACCAAATCACTGCCTCTCGCAAAGATTTAGTTGAACTATTAGACCGCTGCTGGCGCGTCAAGGGGTAA
- a CDS encoding DUF3644 domain-containing protein produces MPRSLSKQVRVHLEKARESAILAVDVYNKPATRFRSSAYIVLMCIAWTALFHAIFFKRKIKPFYRDPRHSRRYQKRDGDYQAWEVSECLRQYYGSDNPPLRRNLEFFIPLRNKIEHRSMPELDLEIFGECQALLFNFEDLLYQEFGDSYLLNESLSLSLQFSQLRNQHRDSAIAKLHQPIAKNIKSYIDKFRSSLSIEELNDLQFSYKIFIVPKLANHQSRDTLAVEFIKYDPANPEDMEQYERIVTMMKINQVAVANPGRLKPGDICKEIEPIVKKVVGSDKKFVASSHHVRACYFYKVRPQKGDGDPKKTDTRYCHYDEAHKDYVYTKEWLEFLKKEMAKPDQYEKVMKTR; encoded by the coding sequence ATGCCGCGTAGCCTTTCAAAGCAAGTTCGGGTTCATTTGGAGAAAGCACGAGAAAGCGCTATTTTGGCAGTTGATGTTTACAACAAGCCTGCTACAAGGTTTCGCTCAAGTGCCTATATTGTCCTCATGTGTATTGCTTGGACGGCTTTATTCCATGCCATCTTCTTTAAGCGGAAGATCAAGCCTTTCTATCGAGATCCTCGACATTCTAGGCGCTATCAAAAAAGAGATGGTGATTATCAGGCATGGGAGGTCTCTGAGTGTTTGAGGCAGTATTATGGTTCTGACAACCCGCCACTTCGTCGAAATCTAGAGTTCTTCATCCCACTGCGTAATAAGATTGAGCATCGTTCGATGCCCGAACTTGATCTAGAAATTTTTGGAGAGTGTCAAGCACTTTTATTTAACTTTGAAGATTTACTGTATCAAGAGTTTGGTGATAGTTACTTATTGAATGAAAGCCTCTCCTTATCACTTCAGTTTTCTCAACTTCGCAATCAGCATAGAGATAGTGCAATAGCAAAATTGCATCAACCAATTGCTAAGAATATTAAATCTTACATTGATAAGTTTCGTTCCTCTCTTAGTATCGAAGAGTTAAATGACCTACAGTTTAGTTACAAAATTTTTATTGTCCCTAAATTGGCAAATCATCAAAGTCGCGATACTTTAGCTGTTGAATTTATCAAGTATGATCCGGCTAATCCAGAAGATATGGAGCAATATGAAAGAATTGTTACTATGATGAAAATCAATCAAGTTGCAGTTGCTAATCCGGGCAGACTTAAACCAGGAGACATCTGTAAAGAGATTGAGCCAATTGTTAAAAAGGTGGTGGGTTCAGATAAAAAATTTGTAGCAAGCTCTCATCATGTAAGGGCTTGCTATTTCTATAAGGTACGTCCCCAAAAAGGTGATGGTGATCCAAAGAAAACTGATACTCGCTACTGTCATTATGACGAAGCTCACAAAGATTATGTTTATACTAAGGAGTGGCTAGAGTTTTTAAAGAAAGAGATGGCTAAGCCAGACCAATATGAGAAGGTTATGAAAACCCGTTAA